A part of Propioniciclava coleopterorum genomic DNA contains:
- a CDS encoding response regulator has translation MSEQTPERPTAPEASNRQRRVVVVDDHAMFRSGVKHDIGPYVTIVGEGEDAPTAVEAVLRTDPDVVLLDVHLPGGGGIEVIKQVHAKSPEVKFLAVSVSDAAEDVIGVIRAGARGYVTKSISAPELVEAIGRVADGDAVFSPRLAGFVLDAFSGAIDIASIDEDLDRLSQREREVLRLIARGYAYKEVAKELFISIKTVETHVSSVLRKLQLSNRHQLTRWATDRKLV, from the coding sequence ATGAGTGAGCAGACCCCCGAACGCCCGACCGCGCCCGAGGCGTCCAACCGCCAGCGCCGGGTCGTGGTGGTGGACGACCACGCGATGTTCCGCAGCGGCGTCAAGCACGACATCGGCCCGTACGTGACGATCGTCGGCGAGGGCGAGGACGCCCCGACCGCCGTCGAGGCCGTGCTGCGGACCGACCCCGACGTGGTGCTGCTGGACGTGCACCTGCCCGGCGGGGGCGGCATCGAGGTCATCAAGCAGGTGCACGCCAAGAGCCCCGAGGTGAAGTTCCTGGCCGTGTCGGTCTCGGACGCCGCCGAGGACGTCATCGGCGTGATCCGCGCGGGCGCCCGCGGCTACGTCACGAAGTCGATCTCCGCCCCGGAACTGGTCGAGGCCATCGGGCGCGTCGCGGACGGGGACGCCGTGTTCAGCCCGCGGCTGGCCGGCTTCGTGCTGGACGCCTTCTCCGGCGCCATCGACATCGCCTCGATCGACGAGGACCTGGACCGGCTCTCGCAGCGCGAGCGCGAGGTGCTGCGCCTGATCGCCCGCGGCTACGCCTACAAGGAGGTGGCCAAGGAGCTGTTCATCTCGATCAAGACCGTCGAGACCCACGTGAGCAGCGTGCTGCGCAAGCTGCAGCTGTCCAACCGCCACCAGCTCACCCGCTGGGCCACCGACCGCAAGCTGGTGTAG